A region from the Dehalogenimonas sp. THU2 genome encodes:
- a CDS encoding MBL fold metallo-hydrolase has translation MSESVRADNTITFLGTGGARIMVAHQILASGGLWLSLDGKNVLVDPGPGCIVQVNKRKLRAETLDAVMLSHRHLDHSGDVNVMIEAMTGGGFRGKGKFYAPADAFGPEPVMFSYLRKFLDEVITLEEGGKYDLEGLKFETPLRHRHPVETYGLVFHAGGKSIAYITDTRYFDGLIDTYKADLLIINVVLTEPRPTVDHLTLDDAEKIIAGIKPKAAILTHFGMNVWRAHPWEAAEGMTNRTGIKVIAARDGMVFQLSELDKNTKS, from the coding sequence ATGTCTGAATCCGTTAGAGCAGATAACACGATAACGTTCCTTGGCACCGGCGGCGCCCGCATCATGGTGGCTCACCAGATACTGGCCTCCGGCGGGCTGTGGCTGTCTCTCGATGGGAAAAACGTCCTGGTCGATCCGGGACCCGGCTGCATCGTCCAGGTAAACAAGCGCAAGCTGCGGGCGGAAACACTGGACGCCGTCATGCTATCCCACCGCCACCTGGACCACTCCGGCGACGTCAACGTCATGATCGAGGCCATGACCGGCGGCGGCTTCCGCGGCAAGGGCAAATTCTATGCCCCCGCCGACGCCTTCGGGCCCGAGCCGGTGATGTTCTCCTACCTGCGGAAATTCCTGGACGAGGTGATCACGCTCGAAGAAGGCGGCAAATACGACCTTGAAGGACTGAAATTCGAAACACCGCTGCGTCACCGGCATCCGGTGGAAACCTACGGCCTGGTGTTTCACGCGGGGGGCAAATCGATCGCCTATATCACCGACACCCGGTACTTCGATGGGCTGATCGACACCTATAAAGCCGACCTGCTGATCATCAACGTGGTACTGACCGAACCCAGGCCGACCGTGGACCACCTGACGCTGGATGACGCCGAGAAGATCATCGCCGGAATCAAACCAAAAGCGGCTATCCTGACCCACTTCGGCATGAACGTCTGGCGCGCGCATCCGTGGGAAGCGGCGGAGGGGATGACGAACAGGACGGGAATTAAGGTCATCGCCGCGAGGGATGGAATGGTGTTCCAGCTCAGTGAACTTGATAAAAATACTAAATCCTAA